One part of the Sarcophilus harrisii chromosome 5, mSarHar1.11, whole genome shotgun sequence genome encodes these proteins:
- the ATG9B gene encoding autophagy-related protein 9B isoform X3, translated as MAESLCCCRLKNHKLCSPENNSSVSVGGTSPMWSLQTSSGLRMGPLIPEQDYERLEDCDPERDCDNSQDSPLPGDDQEPLLHVPEGLKGSWHHIQNLDSFFTKLYNYHQRNGFACMFLEDAFQLGQFVFIVAFTTFLLRCVDYDVLFANRPVNHTRPGAPGSHQTPGVLPSKVTLSDAILPAAQCAQRVHSSSLLIFLLFLATGFWLFRLLRSLCNLLNYWDIRTFYREALHIPPEDLSKVSWAEVQSRLLSLQRGGGLCVLPRPLTELDVHHRILRYPNYLVALANKGLLPARCPLPWGGSATFLSQGLALNLDLLLFRGPISLFRGGWALSSPYKRNCQRRTLATRLRRTLLLLALANLALCPLVLAWQGLHAFFSHAELLRREPGALGTRRWSRLARLQLRHFNELPHELRARLARAYRPAARYLRAAAPPAPLLALLARHAGFFAGALLAVLLVLTVYDEDVLAVEHVLTTMTGLGVALTVARCFIPEEELVGRSPKSLLQAALAHMHYLPEEPGLTREASTHHQMSQLLQYKAVSLLEELLSPVLTPLALLFWFRPRALEFIDFFRHFTVDVAGVGDVCSFALMDVRRHGHPQWLSAGQTEASVSQRAEGGKTELSLMRFSLAHPRWRPPGHSSRFLEQLRGRVQQDAALWATTPVRSPPTPGHGPSFLSDSTSSPEALLASLMLHPLLPPRDLSPVAPCPAAATASLLASLSGSTSQAGHDPSCVSPGGAGVRNPALLSELASAEMSLHAIYLHQLHEQQQQEQWGETSATPLPRLWPSPQRLLTPEDETLTWHSDGTSPASSSSSSPRQQWGPKGASNLPLGGWQEEGSVQKEAELNPSSG; from the exons ATGGCTGAGTCACTCTGTTGTTGTCGTTTGAAGAACCACAAGCTCTGCTCCCCAGAAAACAACAGCAGTGTTTCTGTTGGAGGAACCAGCCCGATG TGGTCTCTCCAGACTTCCTCTGGGCTGCGGATGGGCCCCCTAATCCCAGAACAGGATTACGAACGACTGGAAGACTGTGACCCTGAGAGGGACTGTGACAACAGCCAAGACTCACCCCTCCCAGGGGATGACCAGGAACCCCTGCTCCATGTGCCAGAGGGGCTCAAGG GCTCTTGGCATCACATCCAAAACTTGGACAGCTTCTTCACCAAG CTCTACAATTACCATCAGCGGAATGGCTTTGCCTGTATGTTTCTGGAGGATGCCTTCCAGTTAGG ACAGTTCGTTTTCATTGTTGCCTTCACTACTTTCCTGCTCCGCTGCGTTGATTATGATGTTCTCTTTGCCAACCGACCTGTTAACCATACACGGCCTGGAGCCCCTGGCTCCCACCAGACCCCTGGAGTCCTTCCCAGCAAGGTGACCCTGTCTGATGCTATCCTGCCTGCCGCCCAGTGTGCCCAGCG GGTACATTCCAGCTCACTCCTGATCTTCCTTTTATTCCTGGCCACTGGGTTTTGGCTATTCCGTCTTCTACGCTCCCTCTGCAACCTTCTGAACTATTGGGATATCCGAACATTTTATAGAGAAGCCCTGCACATCCCCCCT gAGGACCTCAGCAAGGTGTCCTGGGCTGAGGTCCAGTCTCGCCTCCTGTCCCTGCAGCGTGGGGGGGGCCTGTGCGTGCTGCCGCGGCCCTTGACCGAGCTCGATGTTCACCACCGCATCCTGCGCTACCCCAACTACCTGGTGGCCCTGGCCAACAAGGGCCTGTTGCCAGCCCGCTGCCCACTGCCCTGGGGAGGCAGCGCCACTTTCCTCAGCCAGGGACTGGCCCTCAATCTTGACCTGCTCTTGTTCCGGGGACCAATCTCTCTCTTCCGTGGGGGCTGGGCATTGTCCAGTCCCTACAAGCGGAACTGTCAGAGGCGGACGCTTGCCACCCGCCTCCGCCGAACTCTGCTGCTGCTGGCACTGGCCAACCTGGCTCTCTGTCCGCTGGTGCTGGCTTGGCAGGGCTTGCACGCCTTCTTCAGCCACGCGGAACTGCTGCGCCGGGAGCCGGGGGCGCTGGGAACGCGGCGCTGGTCCCGCCTGGCCCGCCTGCAACTGCGCCACTTTAACGAGCTGCCCCATGAGCTCCGCGCCCGTTTGGCCCGTGCCTACCGCCCTGCTGCCCGCTATTTGCGGGCTGCCGCCCCCCCAGCCCCACTCTTGGCTCTGCTGGCCCGCCATGCTGGTTTCTTTGCCGGTGCCTTGCTGGCTGTCCTGTTGGTGCTCACAGTGTATGATGAGGATGTGCTGGCTGTAGAACATGTGCTGACCACCATGACAGGGCTGGGGGTGGCGCTGACTGTGGCCAG GTGCTTCATCCCGGAGGAGGAGCTCGTGGGTCGCTCCCCAAAGTCCCTGCTGCAGGCCGCTCTTGCTCACATGCATTACCTCCCGGAAGAGCCAGGACTCACCCGGGAAGCCAGCACTCACCACCAGATGTCGCAGCTCTTGCAGTACAAGGCA gTCTCTCTCCTAGAGGAGCTCCTCTCTCCAGTCCTCACCCCGCTCGCCCTCCTCTTCTGGTTTCGCCCTCGTGCCTTGgagttcattgatttttttcgGCACTTCACTGTGGATGTAGCTGGGGTTGGGGATGTGTGTTCCTTTGCTCTCATGGATGTGAGACGCCACGGCCATCCCCAG TGGCTCTCGGCAGGACAGACAGAGGCCTCGGTGTCCCAGCGTGCGGAAGGGGGGAAGACAGAGCTCTCCTTGATGCGTTTTTCACTGGCCCACCCCCGCTGGCGTCCACCTGGGCACAGCTCGCGATTCTTGGAGCAGCTTCGGGGCCGAGTACAGCAGGATGCTGCTCTCTGGGCTACTACTCCAGTCCGGTCTCCCCCCACACCCGGTCACGGTCCCAGCTTTCTCAGTGACTCCACGTCTTCA CCCGAGGCGCTCCTGGCCAGCCTGATGCTACATCCCCTTCTGCCACCCCGGGATCTGAGTCCAGTTGCTCCCTGCCCAGCTGCTGCAACTGCCAGCCTCTTGGCCTCTCTCTCAGGTTCCACATCACAGGCTGGCCACGACCCAAG TTGTGTCTCTCCAGGAGGTGCTGGGGTCCGGAACCCCGCCCTGCTTTCTGAGCTTGCCTCTGCTGAGATGAGTCTTCATGCCATCTACCTGCATCAG CTCCatgagcagcagcagcaagagcagtGGGGGGAAACTTCAGCCACGCCGCTCCCAAGGCTCTGGCCCAGTCCCCAGAGGCTACTCACCCCTGAAGATGAGACCCTGACCTGGCACAGTGATG GTACCAGCCCTGCCTCTAGCTCCAGCTCCAGCCCCAGACAACAATGGGGGCCCAAGGGAGCCAGTAATCTACCCCTTGGGGGGTGGCAAGAAGAGGGCAGTGTTCAGAAGGAGGCAGAGCTCAATCCCAGCAGTGGTTGA
- the ATG9B gene encoding autophagy-related protein 9B isoform X2: MGRGEGMTRGLRNHKLCSPENNSSVSVGGTSPMWSLQTSSGLRMGPLIPEQDYERLEDCDPERDCDNSQDSPLPGDDQEPLLHVPEGLKGSWHHIQNLDSFFTKLYNYHQRNGFACMFLEDAFQLGQFVFIVAFTTFLLRCVDYDVLFANRPVNHTRPGAPGSHQTPGVLPSKVTLSDAILPAAQCAQRVHSSSLLIFLLFLATGFWLFRLLRSLCNLLNYWDIRTFYREALHIPPEDLSKVSWAEVQSRLLSLQRGGGLCVLPRPLTELDVHHRILRYPNYLVALANKGLLPARCPLPWGGSATFLSQGLALNLDLLLFRGPISLFRGGWALSSPYKRNCQRRTLATRLRRTLLLLALANLALCPLVLAWQGLHAFFSHAELLRREPGALGTRRWSRLARLQLRHFNELPHELRARLARAYRPAARYLRAAAPPAPLLALLARHAGFFAGALLAVLLVLTVYDEDVLAVEHVLTTMTGLGVALTVARCFIPEEELVGRSPKSLLQAALAHMHYLPEEPGLTREASTHHQMSQLLQYKAVSLLEELLSPVLTPLALLFWFRPRALEFIDFFRHFTVDVAGVGDVCSFALMDVRRHGHPQWLSAGQTEASVSQRAEGGKTELSLMRFSLAHPRWRPPGHSSRFLEQLRGRVQQDAALWATTPVRSPPTPGHGPSFLSDSTSSPEALLASLMLHPLLPPRDLSPVAPCPAAATASLLASLSGSTSQAGHDPSCVSPGGAGVRNPALLSELASAEMSLHAIYLHQLHEQQQQEQWGETSATPLPRLWPSPQRLLTPEDETLTWHSDGTSPASSSSSSPRQQWGPKGASNLPLGGWQEEGSVQKEAELNPSSG; encoded by the exons AACCACAAGCTCTGCTCCCCAGAAAACAACAGCAGTGTTTCTGTTGGAGGAACCAGCCCGATG TGGTCTCTCCAGACTTCCTCTGGGCTGCGGATGGGCCCCCTAATCCCAGAACAGGATTACGAACGACTGGAAGACTGTGACCCTGAGAGGGACTGTGACAACAGCCAAGACTCACCCCTCCCAGGGGATGACCAGGAACCCCTGCTCCATGTGCCAGAGGGGCTCAAGG GCTCTTGGCATCACATCCAAAACTTGGACAGCTTCTTCACCAAG CTCTACAATTACCATCAGCGGAATGGCTTTGCCTGTATGTTTCTGGAGGATGCCTTCCAGTTAGG ACAGTTCGTTTTCATTGTTGCCTTCACTACTTTCCTGCTCCGCTGCGTTGATTATGATGTTCTCTTTGCCAACCGACCTGTTAACCATACACGGCCTGGAGCCCCTGGCTCCCACCAGACCCCTGGAGTCCTTCCCAGCAAGGTGACCCTGTCTGATGCTATCCTGCCTGCCGCCCAGTGTGCCCAGCG GGTACATTCCAGCTCACTCCTGATCTTCCTTTTATTCCTGGCCACTGGGTTTTGGCTATTCCGTCTTCTACGCTCCCTCTGCAACCTTCTGAACTATTGGGATATCCGAACATTTTATAGAGAAGCCCTGCACATCCCCCCT gAGGACCTCAGCAAGGTGTCCTGGGCTGAGGTCCAGTCTCGCCTCCTGTCCCTGCAGCGTGGGGGGGGCCTGTGCGTGCTGCCGCGGCCCTTGACCGAGCTCGATGTTCACCACCGCATCCTGCGCTACCCCAACTACCTGGTGGCCCTGGCCAACAAGGGCCTGTTGCCAGCCCGCTGCCCACTGCCCTGGGGAGGCAGCGCCACTTTCCTCAGCCAGGGACTGGCCCTCAATCTTGACCTGCTCTTGTTCCGGGGACCAATCTCTCTCTTCCGTGGGGGCTGGGCATTGTCCAGTCCCTACAAGCGGAACTGTCAGAGGCGGACGCTTGCCACCCGCCTCCGCCGAACTCTGCTGCTGCTGGCACTGGCCAACCTGGCTCTCTGTCCGCTGGTGCTGGCTTGGCAGGGCTTGCACGCCTTCTTCAGCCACGCGGAACTGCTGCGCCGGGAGCCGGGGGCGCTGGGAACGCGGCGCTGGTCCCGCCTGGCCCGCCTGCAACTGCGCCACTTTAACGAGCTGCCCCATGAGCTCCGCGCCCGTTTGGCCCGTGCCTACCGCCCTGCTGCCCGCTATTTGCGGGCTGCCGCCCCCCCAGCCCCACTCTTGGCTCTGCTGGCCCGCCATGCTGGTTTCTTTGCCGGTGCCTTGCTGGCTGTCCTGTTGGTGCTCACAGTGTATGATGAGGATGTGCTGGCTGTAGAACATGTGCTGACCACCATGACAGGGCTGGGGGTGGCGCTGACTGTGGCCAG GTGCTTCATCCCGGAGGAGGAGCTCGTGGGTCGCTCCCCAAAGTCCCTGCTGCAGGCCGCTCTTGCTCACATGCATTACCTCCCGGAAGAGCCAGGACTCACCCGGGAAGCCAGCACTCACCACCAGATGTCGCAGCTCTTGCAGTACAAGGCA gTCTCTCTCCTAGAGGAGCTCCTCTCTCCAGTCCTCACCCCGCTCGCCCTCCTCTTCTGGTTTCGCCCTCGTGCCTTGgagttcattgatttttttcgGCACTTCACTGTGGATGTAGCTGGGGTTGGGGATGTGTGTTCCTTTGCTCTCATGGATGTGAGACGCCACGGCCATCCCCAG TGGCTCTCGGCAGGACAGACAGAGGCCTCGGTGTCCCAGCGTGCGGAAGGGGGGAAGACAGAGCTCTCCTTGATGCGTTTTTCACTGGCCCACCCCCGCTGGCGTCCACCTGGGCACAGCTCGCGATTCTTGGAGCAGCTTCGGGGCCGAGTACAGCAGGATGCTGCTCTCTGGGCTACTACTCCAGTCCGGTCTCCCCCCACACCCGGTCACGGTCCCAGCTTTCTCAGTGACTCCACGTCTTCA CCCGAGGCGCTCCTGGCCAGCCTGATGCTACATCCCCTTCTGCCACCCCGGGATCTGAGTCCAGTTGCTCCCTGCCCAGCTGCTGCAACTGCCAGCCTCTTGGCCTCTCTCTCAGGTTCCACATCACAGGCTGGCCACGACCCAAG TTGTGTCTCTCCAGGAGGTGCTGGGGTCCGGAACCCCGCCCTGCTTTCTGAGCTTGCCTCTGCTGAGATGAGTCTTCATGCCATCTACCTGCATCAG CTCCatgagcagcagcagcaagagcagtGGGGGGAAACTTCAGCCACGCCGCTCCCAAGGCTCTGGCCCAGTCCCCAGAGGCTACTCACCCCTGAAGATGAGACCCTGACCTGGCACAGTGATG GTACCAGCCCTGCCTCTAGCTCCAGCTCCAGCCCCAGACAACAATGGGGGCCCAAGGGAGCCAGTAATCTACCCCTTGGGGGGTGGCAAGAAGAGGGCAGTGTTCAGAAGGAGGCAGAGCTCAATCCCAGCAGTGGTTGA
- the ATG9B gene encoding autophagy-related protein 9B isoform X1, which translates to MAESLCCCRLKNHKLCSPENNSSVSVGGTSPMVRRMGWGGTKGQQERWGELGPGAMLLSPLLPPPPQCLGPGRGRISVFSMSPTPYTRSSPSPFLASIPRPLSPARTSGVTHPHSSDLQAPETSSPHGESSGTPCSAPSGLRSYSTPCLASVTPLPSQWSLQTSSGLRMGPLIPEQDYERLEDCDPERDCDNSQDSPLPGDDQEPLLHVPEGLKGSWHHIQNLDSFFTKLYNYHQRNGFACMFLEDAFQLGQFVFIVAFTTFLLRCVDYDVLFANRPVNHTRPGAPGSHQTPGVLPSKVTLSDAILPAAQCAQRVHSSSLLIFLLFLATGFWLFRLLRSLCNLLNYWDIRTFYREALHIPPEDLSKVSWAEVQSRLLSLQRGGGLCVLPRPLTELDVHHRILRYPNYLVALANKGLLPARCPLPWGGSATFLSQGLALNLDLLLFRGPISLFRGGWALSSPYKRNCQRRTLATRLRRTLLLLALANLALCPLVLAWQGLHAFFSHAELLRREPGALGTRRWSRLARLQLRHFNELPHELRARLARAYRPAARYLRAAAPPAPLLALLARHAGFFAGALLAVLLVLTVYDEDVLAVEHVLTTMTGLGVALTVARCFIPEEELVGRSPKSLLQAALAHMHYLPEEPGLTREASTHHQMSQLLQYKAVSLLEELLSPVLTPLALLFWFRPRALEFIDFFRHFTVDVAGVGDVCSFALMDVRRHGHPQWLSAGQTEASVSQRAEGGKTELSLMRFSLAHPRWRPPGHSSRFLEQLRGRVQQDAALWATTPVRSPPTPGHGPSFLSDSTSSPEALLASLMLHPLLPPRDLSPVAPCPAAATASLLASLSGSTSQAGHDPSCVSPGGAGVRNPALLSELASAEMSLHAIYLHQLHEQQQQEQWGETSATPLPRLWPSPQRLLTPEDETLTWHSDGTSPASSSSSSPRQQWGPKGASNLPLGGWQEEGSVQKEAELNPSSG; encoded by the exons ATGGCTGAGTCACTCTGTTGTTGTCGTTTGAAGAACCACAAGCTCTGCTCCCCAGAAAACAACAGCAGTGTTTCTGTTGGAGGAACCAGCCCGATGGTGAGACGGATGGGATGGGGGGGGACAAAGGGGCAGCAAGAAAGATGGGGGGAGCTGGGGCCAGGAGCTATGTTATTATCCCCTttgctccctcctcctcctcaatgTCTGGGGCCTGGAAGGGGTAGGATCTCTGTCTTTTCTATGTCTCCAACCCCCTACACAAGAAGCTCTCCTTCCCCATTTCTTGCTTCCATCCCGAGGCCCCTTAGCCCAGCCAGGACTTCTGGGGTAACTCATCCCCACAGCAGTGACCTCCAGGCCCCAGAAACCTCTTCACCTCATGGGGAGTCTTCTGGGACCCCTTGCTCTGCTCCATCTGGCCTAAGATCCTACTCCACCCCATGCCTGGCCTCGGTGACTCCCCTTCCCTCACAGTGGTCTCTCCAGACTTCCTCTGGGCTGCGGATGGGCCCCCTAATCCCAGAACAGGATTACGAACGACTGGAAGACTGTGACCCTGAGAGGGACTGTGACAACAGCCAAGACTCACCCCTCCCAGGGGATGACCAGGAACCCCTGCTCCATGTGCCAGAGGGGCTCAAGG GCTCTTGGCATCACATCCAAAACTTGGACAGCTTCTTCACCAAG CTCTACAATTACCATCAGCGGAATGGCTTTGCCTGTATGTTTCTGGAGGATGCCTTCCAGTTAGG ACAGTTCGTTTTCATTGTTGCCTTCACTACTTTCCTGCTCCGCTGCGTTGATTATGATGTTCTCTTTGCCAACCGACCTGTTAACCATACACGGCCTGGAGCCCCTGGCTCCCACCAGACCCCTGGAGTCCTTCCCAGCAAGGTGACCCTGTCTGATGCTATCCTGCCTGCCGCCCAGTGTGCCCAGCG GGTACATTCCAGCTCACTCCTGATCTTCCTTTTATTCCTGGCCACTGGGTTTTGGCTATTCCGTCTTCTACGCTCCCTCTGCAACCTTCTGAACTATTGGGATATCCGAACATTTTATAGAGAAGCCCTGCACATCCCCCCT gAGGACCTCAGCAAGGTGTCCTGGGCTGAGGTCCAGTCTCGCCTCCTGTCCCTGCAGCGTGGGGGGGGCCTGTGCGTGCTGCCGCGGCCCTTGACCGAGCTCGATGTTCACCACCGCATCCTGCGCTACCCCAACTACCTGGTGGCCCTGGCCAACAAGGGCCTGTTGCCAGCCCGCTGCCCACTGCCCTGGGGAGGCAGCGCCACTTTCCTCAGCCAGGGACTGGCCCTCAATCTTGACCTGCTCTTGTTCCGGGGACCAATCTCTCTCTTCCGTGGGGGCTGGGCATTGTCCAGTCCCTACAAGCGGAACTGTCAGAGGCGGACGCTTGCCACCCGCCTCCGCCGAACTCTGCTGCTGCTGGCACTGGCCAACCTGGCTCTCTGTCCGCTGGTGCTGGCTTGGCAGGGCTTGCACGCCTTCTTCAGCCACGCGGAACTGCTGCGCCGGGAGCCGGGGGCGCTGGGAACGCGGCGCTGGTCCCGCCTGGCCCGCCTGCAACTGCGCCACTTTAACGAGCTGCCCCATGAGCTCCGCGCCCGTTTGGCCCGTGCCTACCGCCCTGCTGCCCGCTATTTGCGGGCTGCCGCCCCCCCAGCCCCACTCTTGGCTCTGCTGGCCCGCCATGCTGGTTTCTTTGCCGGTGCCTTGCTGGCTGTCCTGTTGGTGCTCACAGTGTATGATGAGGATGTGCTGGCTGTAGAACATGTGCTGACCACCATGACAGGGCTGGGGGTGGCGCTGACTGTGGCCAG GTGCTTCATCCCGGAGGAGGAGCTCGTGGGTCGCTCCCCAAAGTCCCTGCTGCAGGCCGCTCTTGCTCACATGCATTACCTCCCGGAAGAGCCAGGACTCACCCGGGAAGCCAGCACTCACCACCAGATGTCGCAGCTCTTGCAGTACAAGGCA gTCTCTCTCCTAGAGGAGCTCCTCTCTCCAGTCCTCACCCCGCTCGCCCTCCTCTTCTGGTTTCGCCCTCGTGCCTTGgagttcattgatttttttcgGCACTTCACTGTGGATGTAGCTGGGGTTGGGGATGTGTGTTCCTTTGCTCTCATGGATGTGAGACGCCACGGCCATCCCCAG TGGCTCTCGGCAGGACAGACAGAGGCCTCGGTGTCCCAGCGTGCGGAAGGGGGGAAGACAGAGCTCTCCTTGATGCGTTTTTCACTGGCCCACCCCCGCTGGCGTCCACCTGGGCACAGCTCGCGATTCTTGGAGCAGCTTCGGGGCCGAGTACAGCAGGATGCTGCTCTCTGGGCTACTACTCCAGTCCGGTCTCCCCCCACACCCGGTCACGGTCCCAGCTTTCTCAGTGACTCCACGTCTTCA CCCGAGGCGCTCCTGGCCAGCCTGATGCTACATCCCCTTCTGCCACCCCGGGATCTGAGTCCAGTTGCTCCCTGCCCAGCTGCTGCAACTGCCAGCCTCTTGGCCTCTCTCTCAGGTTCCACATCACAGGCTGGCCACGACCCAAG TTGTGTCTCTCCAGGAGGTGCTGGGGTCCGGAACCCCGCCCTGCTTTCTGAGCTTGCCTCTGCTGAGATGAGTCTTCATGCCATCTACCTGCATCAG CTCCatgagcagcagcagcaagagcagtGGGGGGAAACTTCAGCCACGCCGCTCCCAAGGCTCTGGCCCAGTCCCCAGAGGCTACTCACCCCTGAAGATGAGACCCTGACCTGGCACAGTGATG GTACCAGCCCTGCCTCTAGCTCCAGCTCCAGCCCCAGACAACAATGGGGGCCCAAGGGAGCCAGTAATCTACCCCTTGGGGGGTGGCAAGAAGAGGGCAGTGTTCAGAAGGAGGCAGAGCTCAATCCCAGCAGTGGTTGA